The Primulina huaijiensis isolate GDHJ02 chromosome 12, ASM1229523v2, whole genome shotgun sequence genome has a window encoding:
- the LOC140990210 gene encoding growth-regulating factor 7-like isoform X2, with translation MSCLVPDAVRMLEAWRHTRGREWRYNQLLNSKSIETFPSKICMMGHLNLENLNRPLGGGDEDDGGTRCADSGVGHTHDSGAANEVLSNIYRNDVSTSCVGSSTAGVMASSVGLAFTSVQWKELERQSTIFKYLTASLPLPHDLLYPRSLNSPAPSSDLTINLLSGGELCNARCFKNRDPEPGRCKRTDGKKWRCSKDVAPMQKYCERHLHKGRLRSRKPVEVRNNSEVHKKTALEQGPLPTLEAYSTASHQISTQNEPHLLFNPIESDRNAGLMEFGSPEDKWQHLMKKANLDFLANEFSFTRSSNPIFYQDCVETSNPFPCSNFQPHTGVINAWSMDNYKSSKNGNATSWPVSLHHWNLSPSHNLSMGVASGNALDGETSKFEIEDGLKDSDEYVTDTRWLPFSRGGPLGEALQPSSIGVEGSNPSSIGVEGSNPASPYDSVHTTATTVSSPSGVLPQTLFSHSENSVCNSPAGAAPSLEYAFQWFS, from the exons ATGTCGTGTCTTGTCCCCGACGCGGTGCGAATGTTGGAAGCATGGAGGCACACCAGAGGGCGAGAATGGCGGTATAACCAATTACTAAATTCCAAG AGTATTGAAACGTTCCCTTCCAAGATTTGCATGATGGGTCATCTAAATCTAGAAAATCTGAACCGCCCACTTGGTGGTGGTGATGAAGATGACGGTGGTACTCGCTGCGCCGACAGTGGTGTGGGGCATACCCATGACAGCGGCGCAGCGAACGAGGTGTTGAGCAATATATACCGTAACGATGTCTCGACTTCATGTGTTGGTAGCTCTACAGCAG GAGTAATGGCTTCGAGTGTGGGACTAGCTTTTACATCTGTTCAATGGAAAGAGCTTGAGAGGCAGTCTACGATCTTTAAATACTTGACGGCCTCTCTGCCGCTGCCTCATGATCTTCTCTATCCACGTTCACTAAATTCTCCTGCTCCATCTTCAGACCTTACCATTAact TGTTGAGTGGCGGAGAACTATGTAATGCTAGATGTTTCAAGAATAGAGATCCGGAGCCAGGGAGGTGTAAGCGAACAGATGGCAAGAAATGGAGGTGTTCAAAAGACGTGGCCCCGATGCAGAAATACTGTGAGCGTCACCTGCACAAGGGTCGTTTGCGTTCAAGAAAGCCTGTGGAAGTTCGAAACAATAGCGAAGTTCACAAGAAAACAGCCCTTGAACAAGGCCCTCTTCCCACACTTGAAGCCTACAGCACTGCATCCCACCAGATTTCTACTCAAAATGAACCCCATCTGTTGTTCAATCCTATAGAATCTGACAG GAATGCTGGCTTGATGGAATTCGGGTCGCCTGAGGATAAATGGCAACACTTGATGAAGAAAGCGAATCTGGATTTTTTGGCTAATGAGTTCTCCTTCACTCGTAGTTCCAATCCCATTTTTTATCAAGATTGTGTTGAGACTTCAAATCCATTCCCTTGCTCTAATTTCCAGCCACATACTGGAGTAATCAATGCTTGGTCAATGGATAATTACAAAAGCAGTAAAAATGGCAATGCCACATCCTGGCCTGTGTCCCTCCATCATTGGAATTTGTCCCCTTCACACAATTTATCCATGGGTGTGGCTTCTGGAAATGCGTTGGATGGAGAAACTAGCAAGTTTGAAATTGAAGATGGTCTTAAAGATTCTGATGAGTACGTCACAGACACAAGATGGTTACCATTTTCTCGAGGAGGGCCACTTGGAGAAGCTTTGCAGCCATCTTCTATTGGGGTTGAGGGATCAAATCCATCTTCTATTGGGGTTGAGGGATCAAATCCAGCTTCTCCCTATGATTCTGTCCACACCACAGCTACTACAGTTTCATCCCCGTCAGGGGT
- the LOC140990210 gene encoding growth-regulating factor 7-like isoform X1, with translation MSCLVPDAVRMLEAWRHTRGREWRYNQLLNSKSIETFPSKICMMGHLNLENLNRPLGGGDEDDGGTRCADSGVGHTHDSGAANEVLSNIYRNDVSTSCVGSSTAGYKLTDLQTFDIFHSLNSTTASNSSGVMASSVGLAFTSVQWKELERQSTIFKYLTASLPLPHDLLYPRSLNSPAPSSDLTINLLSGGELCNARCFKNRDPEPGRCKRTDGKKWRCSKDVAPMQKYCERHLHKGRLRSRKPVEVRNNSEVHKKTALEQGPLPTLEAYSTASHQISTQNEPHLLFNPIESDRNAGLMEFGSPEDKWQHLMKKANLDFLANEFSFTRSSNPIFYQDCVETSNPFPCSNFQPHTGVINAWSMDNYKSSKNGNATSWPVSLHHWNLSPSHNLSMGVASGNALDGETSKFEIEDGLKDSDEYVTDTRWLPFSRGGPLGEALQPSSIGVEGSNPSSIGVEGSNPASPYDSVHTTATTVSSPSGVLPQTLFSHSENSVCNSPAGAAPSLEYAFQWFS, from the exons ATGTCGTGTCTTGTCCCCGACGCGGTGCGAATGTTGGAAGCATGGAGGCACACCAGAGGGCGAGAATGGCGGTATAACCAATTACTAAATTCCAAG AGTATTGAAACGTTCCCTTCCAAGATTTGCATGATGGGTCATCTAAATCTAGAAAATCTGAACCGCCCACTTGGTGGTGGTGATGAAGATGACGGTGGTACTCGCTGCGCCGACAGTGGTGTGGGGCATACCCATGACAGCGGCGCAGCGAACGAGGTGTTGAGCAATATATACCGTAACGATGTCTCGACTTCATGTGTTGGTAGCTCTACAGCAGGTTATAAATTGACTGATTTGCAAACATTTGACATTTTTCATTCTTTGAATTCCACAACTGCATCCAATTCCTCAG GAGTAATGGCTTCGAGTGTGGGACTAGCTTTTACATCTGTTCAATGGAAAGAGCTTGAGAGGCAGTCTACGATCTTTAAATACTTGACGGCCTCTCTGCCGCTGCCTCATGATCTTCTCTATCCACGTTCACTAAATTCTCCTGCTCCATCTTCAGACCTTACCATTAact TGTTGAGTGGCGGAGAACTATGTAATGCTAGATGTTTCAAGAATAGAGATCCGGAGCCAGGGAGGTGTAAGCGAACAGATGGCAAGAAATGGAGGTGTTCAAAAGACGTGGCCCCGATGCAGAAATACTGTGAGCGTCACCTGCACAAGGGTCGTTTGCGTTCAAGAAAGCCTGTGGAAGTTCGAAACAATAGCGAAGTTCACAAGAAAACAGCCCTTGAACAAGGCCCTCTTCCCACACTTGAAGCCTACAGCACTGCATCCCACCAGATTTCTACTCAAAATGAACCCCATCTGTTGTTCAATCCTATAGAATCTGACAG GAATGCTGGCTTGATGGAATTCGGGTCGCCTGAGGATAAATGGCAACACTTGATGAAGAAAGCGAATCTGGATTTTTTGGCTAATGAGTTCTCCTTCACTCGTAGTTCCAATCCCATTTTTTATCAAGATTGTGTTGAGACTTCAAATCCATTCCCTTGCTCTAATTTCCAGCCACATACTGGAGTAATCAATGCTTGGTCAATGGATAATTACAAAAGCAGTAAAAATGGCAATGCCACATCCTGGCCTGTGTCCCTCCATCATTGGAATTTGTCCCCTTCACACAATTTATCCATGGGTGTGGCTTCTGGAAATGCGTTGGATGGAGAAACTAGCAAGTTTGAAATTGAAGATGGTCTTAAAGATTCTGATGAGTACGTCACAGACACAAGATGGTTACCATTTTCTCGAGGAGGGCCACTTGGAGAAGCTTTGCAGCCATCTTCTATTGGGGTTGAGGGATCAAATCCATCTTCTATTGGGGTTGAGGGATCAAATCCAGCTTCTCCCTATGATTCTGTCCACACCACAGCTACTACAGTTTCATCCCCGTCAGGGGT
- the LOC140990210 gene encoding growth-regulating factor 7-like isoform X3 → MMGHLNLENLNRPLGGGDEDDGGTRCADSGVGHTHDSGAANEVLSNIYRNDVSTSCVGSSTAGYKLTDLQTFDIFHSLNSTTASNSSGVMASSVGLAFTSVQWKELERQSTIFKYLTASLPLPHDLLYPRSLNSPAPSSDLTINLLSGGELCNARCFKNRDPEPGRCKRTDGKKWRCSKDVAPMQKYCERHLHKGRLRSRKPVEVRNNSEVHKKTALEQGPLPTLEAYSTASHQISTQNEPHLLFNPIESDRNAGLMEFGSPEDKWQHLMKKANLDFLANEFSFTRSSNPIFYQDCVETSNPFPCSNFQPHTGVINAWSMDNYKSSKNGNATSWPVSLHHWNLSPSHNLSMGVASGNALDGETSKFEIEDGLKDSDEYVTDTRWLPFSRGGPLGEALQPSSIGVEGSNPSSIGVEGSNPASPYDSVHTTATTVSSPSGVLPQTLFSHSENSVCNSPAGAAPSLEYAFQWFS, encoded by the exons ATGATGGGTCATCTAAATCTAGAAAATCTGAACCGCCCACTTGGTGGTGGTGATGAAGATGACGGTGGTACTCGCTGCGCCGACAGTGGTGTGGGGCATACCCATGACAGCGGCGCAGCGAACGAGGTGTTGAGCAATATATACCGTAACGATGTCTCGACTTCATGTGTTGGTAGCTCTACAGCAGGTTATAAATTGACTGATTTGCAAACATTTGACATTTTTCATTCTTTGAATTCCACAACTGCATCCAATTCCTCAG GAGTAATGGCTTCGAGTGTGGGACTAGCTTTTACATCTGTTCAATGGAAAGAGCTTGAGAGGCAGTCTACGATCTTTAAATACTTGACGGCCTCTCTGCCGCTGCCTCATGATCTTCTCTATCCACGTTCACTAAATTCTCCTGCTCCATCTTCAGACCTTACCATTAact TGTTGAGTGGCGGAGAACTATGTAATGCTAGATGTTTCAAGAATAGAGATCCGGAGCCAGGGAGGTGTAAGCGAACAGATGGCAAGAAATGGAGGTGTTCAAAAGACGTGGCCCCGATGCAGAAATACTGTGAGCGTCACCTGCACAAGGGTCGTTTGCGTTCAAGAAAGCCTGTGGAAGTTCGAAACAATAGCGAAGTTCACAAGAAAACAGCCCTTGAACAAGGCCCTCTTCCCACACTTGAAGCCTACAGCACTGCATCCCACCAGATTTCTACTCAAAATGAACCCCATCTGTTGTTCAATCCTATAGAATCTGACAG GAATGCTGGCTTGATGGAATTCGGGTCGCCTGAGGATAAATGGCAACACTTGATGAAGAAAGCGAATCTGGATTTTTTGGCTAATGAGTTCTCCTTCACTCGTAGTTCCAATCCCATTTTTTATCAAGATTGTGTTGAGACTTCAAATCCATTCCCTTGCTCTAATTTCCAGCCACATACTGGAGTAATCAATGCTTGGTCAATGGATAATTACAAAAGCAGTAAAAATGGCAATGCCACATCCTGGCCTGTGTCCCTCCATCATTGGAATTTGTCCCCTTCACACAATTTATCCATGGGTGTGGCTTCTGGAAATGCGTTGGATGGAGAAACTAGCAAGTTTGAAATTGAAGATGGTCTTAAAGATTCTGATGAGTACGTCACAGACACAAGATGGTTACCATTTTCTCGAGGAGGGCCACTTGGAGAAGCTTTGCAGCCATCTTCTATTGGGGTTGAGGGATCAAATCCATCTTCTATTGGGGTTGAGGGATCAAATCCAGCTTCTCCCTATGATTCTGTCCACACCACAGCTACTACAGTTTCATCCCCGTCAGGGGT